The proteins below are encoded in one region of bacterium:
- a CDS encoding Mrp/NBP35 family ATP-binding protein, translating into MTDSKTEALSSTLASTIDPILQRPLAELGYVTSARTKRLGAAVIDVLLPVPGPPGHALIETVTAAARSVPGVRSVQIKHELMTDEQRDNLMARVRGEKRAVGGPGSSTYVVAVSSGKGGVGKSSVTTNLAVSLAGMGHTVGVIDADVWGYSIPKMLGAEGAPAVIADSIIPLRAHGVSVISIDYFVPDGQAVVWRGPMLHKALEQFLTDVFWDEPEFLLIDMPPGTGDIAISISQFVPRARVLLVTTPQPTASRVASRAARMADRVDQKVIGVVENMSWFVGDDGKHYEIFGSGGGADLAEATGVDLLAQIPILEAMRSGADRGDPVKVAAPGSEAVHAFDDLAARLVATRPRIRMHPELRIG; encoded by the coding sequence ATGACCGATTCCAAGACCGAGGCGCTTTCCTCGACCCTTGCCAGCACCATCGATCCCATCCTGCAGCGGCCCTTGGCCGAGTTGGGTTACGTAACCTCGGCCCGGACGAAGCGCCTGGGAGCGGCTGTGATAGATGTGCTCCTCCCCGTACCCGGCCCTCCGGGACATGCGCTGATCGAGACCGTCACGGCCGCGGCCCGATCCGTCCCAGGCGTGCGTTCGGTCCAGATCAAGCACGAGTTGATGACCGACGAGCAGCGGGACAACCTCATGGCCCGGGTGAGGGGAGAGAAGCGCGCCGTCGGCGGTCCCGGCTCCTCGACCTACGTGGTCGCGGTGTCGTCCGGAAAGGGCGGGGTGGGCAAGTCCTCCGTGACCACCAACCTGGCGGTGAGCCTGGCCGGCATGGGCCACACGGTCGGGGTGATCGACGCGGACGTTTGGGGATACTCGATCCCGAAGATGCTGGGCGCCGAGGGCGCACCGGCCGTGATCGCCGACTCCATCATCCCCCTCCGCGCTCATGGGGTGTCGGTCATCTCCATCGACTACTTCGTGCCGGATGGCCAAGCGGTGGTCTGGCGCGGGCCCATGCTCCACAAGGCGCTGGAGCAATTCCTGACCGACGTGTTCTGGGACGAACCCGAGTTCCTGCTCATCGACATGCCCCCGGGCACGGGCGACATCGCCATTTCGATATCCCAGTTCGTGCCCAGGGCACGGGTCCTCCTGGTGACCACGCCCCAGCCCACCGCCAGCCGGGTGGCATCGCGGGCGGCTCGAATGGCCGATCGGGTCGATCAGAAGGTCATCGGGGTGGTCGAAAACATGAGTTGGTTCGTGGGCGATGACGGCAAGCACTACGAGATCTTCGGATCGGGCGGCGGCGCCGACCTGGCCGAGGCGACGGGTGTGGACCTCCTGGCGCAGATCCCGATCCTGGAGGCCATGCGATCGGGCGCCGACCGGGGCGACCCCGTCAAGGTGGCCGCGCCCGGCAGCGAGGCGGTGCATGCCTTCGATGACCTGGCCGCCCGCCTTGTCGCAACCCGACCCCGCATCAGGATGCATCCTGAGCTTCGGATCGGCTGA